Proteins encoded by one window of Dioscorea cayenensis subsp. rotundata cultivar TDr96_F1 chromosome 6, TDr96_F1_v2_PseudoChromosome.rev07_lg8_w22 25.fasta, whole genome shotgun sequence:
- the LOC120263513 gene encoding preprotein translocase subunit SCY2, chloroplastic → MAAPALSAVKLHLHGFHPNFFTIRGHGCYANSCPPLMRTRCSPLRTFSIRCSSRSLTGHSEGVALRLDSLENSGGGAMMLDDSPDPDESHALEKIRGKKFKNRFLKLVRLGSVINDAAESFFKSEIRRRLFVTAVLILISRIGYFIPLPGFDRRMMPEDYLSFASGSMDDLGDFTGELKMSLFQLGISPQIGASIVMQVLCHTVPSLVKLRKEGLDGQEKIKGYIWWTSLGFAIVEAVIVSCFSLQYSIYAASQRFKHVAVTSLLLVLGAMSMTWICDTITESGFGHGSSLIICAGILTGYTDTLYKMLTHLSRHAVNWWPYLFGVLGIFTVVTMWAVLVTEGCRKIKLQYYAFKLASAARNGSSPVTEVEPYIPFNINPTGMQPVLTTSYLLVFPSIMASIFGSSFWENVKEILNPKSSIGADPWVFYAIYAFFVFLFNIFDIANLPKEISDYMTKMGARIPNIKPGKATIEYLTKVQASTRFWGGLLLCILATSSTWLDHYLRSINEGFALGFTSVLIIVGSIIELRRSYQAYNVMPNLSKVLRRYGV, encoded by the exons ATGGCAGCACCGGCGCTCAGCGCAGTCAAGCTCcatctccatggcttccatccCAATTTCTTCACAATCCGAG GGCATGGTTGCTATGCGAATTCTTGCCCTCCACTGATGAGAACGCGCTGCAGTCCACTACGTACCTTCTCCATCCGCTGCTCGAGCCGCTCCTTAACTGGGCACTCGGAAGGTGTCGCTCTTCGCTTGGATTCTCTGGAGAATTCTGGTGGTGGAGCGATGATGTTGGATGATAGTCCTGATCCGGATGAGTCCCATGCCCTTGAAAAGATCAGAGGTAAGAAGTTCAAAAATCGGTTTTTGAAGCTCGTTCGGCTGGGGTCTGTGATAAACGATGCGGCGGAGTCTTTCTTTAAGAGCGAGATACGACGGAGATTGTTTGTGACGGCGGTGCTTATTCTGATCAGTCGCATTGGTTATTTCATTCCTCTGCCGGGGTTTGACAGGAGGATGATGCCTGAGGATTATCTCAGTTTTGCTTCTGGTTCCATGG ATGATCTTGGTGACTTTACAGGTGAGCTTAAGATGTCATTGTTCCAGCTTGGAATTAGTCCTCAGATTGGTGCTTCAATCGTAATGCAG GTACTCTGCCATACTGTCCCATCCCTGGTGAAGCTAAGGAAGGAGGGTTTGGATGGTCAAGAGAAGATTAAGGGTTATAT ATGGTGGACTTCACTTGGTTTTGCAATAGTGGAAGCAGTTATTGTCTCTTGTTTCTCACTACAATATTCAATATATGCTGCCAGTCAGAG GTTCAAGCATGTTGCTGTGACAAGCCTTTTATTGGTTCTTGGTGCAATGTCTATGACTTGGATCTGTGATACCATAACAGAATCTGGATTTG GTCATGGTTCATCTTTAATCATCTGTGCGGGAATCTTGACTGGTTATACAGATACTTTGTACAAGATGTTGACTCACTTATCAA GGCATGCAGTTAATTGGTGGCCCTACTTATTTGGAGTGCTAGGAATTTTCACTGTTGTTACTATGTGGGCTGTGCTAGTTACTGAAGGTTGTCGAAAGATCAAACTACAGTACTACGCTTTTAAACTAGCATCTGCTGCAAG AAATGGTAGTTCCCCAGTAACTGAAGTGGAGCCATACATCCCTTTCAACATTAATCCCACAGGAATGCAGCCTGTACTCACAACCTCGTACCTACTGGTTTTTCCTAGTATTATGGCAAG TATCTTTGGTTCATCGTTTTGGGAAAACGTTAAGGAGATTTTGAACCCCAAGTCTTCTATTGGTGCGGATCCATGGGTGTTCTATGCAATATATGCTTTTTTCGTGTTTCTATTCAATATTTTTGACATT GCTAACTTACCAAAGGAAATTTCTGATTACATGACCAAAATGGGTGCTAGAATACCAAATATAAAGCCTGGGAAAGCTACCATAGAGTATTTAACTAAGGTTCAGGCTTCTACACGCTTTTGGG GAGGATTATTGCTATGTATTTTGGCTACTTCCTCAACTTGGCTTGATCACTATTTAAGAAGCATCAATGAAGGATTTGCACTAGGATTCACATCTGTTCTAATCATT GTGGGTTCGATAATAGAACTGAGAAGATCGTATCAAGCATACAATGTAATGCCAAACTTAAGCAAGGTTCTAAGGAGATACGGTGTATAG